TGCATTCGCCGCCTTCAACCGGCGCATGGATCGAATTGGCGAACAACTTGGGCGATTCCGAAGAATGCGGCGAGTGGCATAGCCCGCAATCCTTCGTTTCAACGGCGAAGGCGCCGTGTGCCGTCTTGAAAGCCGGGGCAGTGGGACTGTGACACTCGGCGCAGAGTTCGCCTTGCCCCTTCTTCAGCAGTGCCGGATGATCGCTGCCGTGAACTTCGTGGCACGCCGAGCAGTCCTGCTTCGCCGGGCTATGGACAAATTGCTTCTCGTGCTCCGTGCGGTCGTGACAGGTGAAGCACACCTCGCGGGATTTGGCCACCAGCATCCCGGGCTGATCGCCGGCATGGGGGTTGTGACACTTGGAACACTCGCCCTGCTTCGCCGGCGCGTGCAAATACGCCCGCTCCATTCCCAGTTCCGTTTTGCTGTGACACTGGTAACACAGGGCCGCTCCCGTTTCCTTGAGTCGCAACATTCCCACCAGTCCGTGCGGCTTATGGCACGATTGGCAGTCCTTGTCCGCGAACGGCTGGTGCTTGTACTTCCCCTTGAAGTCCCCGATTGAATGGCACTCCAGGCAGTTGCCTTCCGCTGAAAATCGCTTGCCGCGCTTGACCTGCGCATTCGCCGTAACCGCCGCTAACACGGCGACCGCCAGCACCAGCGCTACGATTCGGCGTCTTTGAATCCTTGCGCGGCGTGTTGCGTCCATTCCCGGCTTCACTCCAATCCTCTCAGTCTGCCCGCTCCCGCGTCGTCTAATTCCCGGCGCCGAGATAATTCTCAATCGCCTCGTCGAACAGCACTACGGTAGAATTCGCACGCAACCGCTCCAGCGCCGCATCCAACAATTTCGTAAACTTGGCCTGGAACATCGCTTCGCGAATCTTCATCTCAACTTCGTCCATCTTCTTCAGTTCCCCCTGCCGCCGGTCCAGAATCTTGAAGATGACCCACCCATCTTCCGTCGGATAAGCCTGCGAACTGCCACCCACCTTGAGCTGCTCGAGATCGGCACGGATCGACGGCGGAAATGCCGCCAACGAAACCCACTGGACCCGTTCGGCCAGTTCCTTGGCATCTTTGCGGAATCGCCCGGCCACGTATTCGAAATCCGCGCCCTCGCGCAGCAACGCCACCGCGCTATCCGCGGCCGCTGCCGCCGCCACCGTCACTTCGCGAATGTTGATCTGATCCGGATCGCGAAAATCAGCTTCGTGCTCGCTATAGTACTGCTGAAACTCGTCGTGATTGAATTTGATCGCGGCGACAATCGTCTCCTTCAAGTAGATCTCGATCAGCGCGCTGTCGCTCGCTGTGACCAATTGCCGGACTATGCGCTCGTCCGTATCCAACCCGGCGTCGATACCCGCGCGATAGAGGACGGCTTCCTGCAGCAGTCCGTCCAGCGCCTGATAAAGGAGCGTTGCCACCGGAGCGGTGGCATTCGACATCGCCGTGTGCGCGGTCGCCTGGCGCAGGCGATTCTCGTCGACTAAAGCCTGGCCGGCGATCGTGGCGACGGGTCGCTCGCTGCCATACTGGAAGGTCGAATCCAGCACCGAGGTCGTGTTCGCCACAATCGTCGCGATTGCCCCGCTGTCGATCACGACCGCGTAGCGGTCGCGCAGGCTTCCGACAAACCGCTTCCAGGCCGCCCCTGCGCTCTGTGTCCGCAGTGCCTCTCTGATCAGGCCTCGTAACGCCGGCAACTCTTCCGGATTCGCCGGCGCGGTATCTTCCACCCGCATGATGGCGCTCACTTGTCGATAGGGGAACGGACCGATCAGCTGACCTTTGGTCGCACCCTGCAGATAATCGCGCAAGTCCAATTCGACATTGGCCCAATACTTGAACGAGTGTAGCCCGCCCATATAGCGATGAACGTCCAGCGAGCGCTCTTTGGCCAGGCTGTCCATATCCGCGCCGGCCTTGACCTGCGCCACGAGCGATTCTGCCGCCGCCACGGTCTCGACCGCGATCGTACGGACCCGCACCTTGTGATAGTTGTCGCGAAAATATGCCGCGATGCTGTCCTCGCCGATACTGTCAATCGGCGGAAGGTTCTTGCGGACGTAAAGCCGTGACACGAGTTCACGCTTTTGCTCATCCAGAAATTCCCGGAAGTAGTCTTCGTCCGGAATTCCCAATGCCTTGGCCTCCTGAATGATCAAACGGTCGTTAACGAGCTTCTTCAGCAGTTTGTGGTAGTCAAAGTCGCCCTTCTGGCTGGCGGACATTCCGGAATGAATGCCGGCGAAGATGGCATCGATATCCGTTGTGAAGATTGAGTCACTGTTGACGACCGCCAGAAGCGCCCGCTCCGGCTGTTCCGCACCGGCGCTGCCCGCAAGCGCTATCTTCCAAACTCCAAGTAGAAGTACTATCAATGATCGCGCCGACATGGTTTCAGTTTCCTTTCTCAATGCTCGTGGTTCCCGTGCGGCTTGGGCCCAGATCCCGATGTTCTTCCTCGATTAGCTTGTTGCAAGCGTGGTGAACCGCGGCCAAAGTCAATTCGCCGATTGCATACGTCCGGCCAATACCAAACAGCGTTTCGGTATCGGCGCCATCGCGAACAACCGATGTTGCCGCAGTCAGCTCGCCGGTCCGCGCGTCGATCATTCTCAGCGTCAGCTCGACATGCGGTCCGATTTCGCTATCACCGCCTCGGGAGGGAAGGAACTCCGTTACGATGCCGGTGACAATCGTGCCGACGCCAAGCTCGGCCGCCAACACGTCCGGCAGAGGGGCCACGGCGCCGCCCTGAACATTGATCCCAAGTTTCTGCTGCAACCGTGTCAGCTCGCCGGGTTCCAGCAGTCGATAACCGCGGCGGTGCAATTCATAGATCAGCGCTCCCGTCGCTGCGGCGCCGGCTCCGGCAAAATCGCAGGCGTTGTCAATCTCCACGACGGCGACACGCCCTCGCGCTGCCAGCGCGCGATCCTTCTTGGCCGGTTCCTCAATGGCGTCAGACCGCTGCGCAATCAGTTTGGCCGCGTCCTTCAACAACCGGTCGAGCACTTTGCTTGTCAGCGTTTCCACGAAGCTGATCCGGCCAATGCCGAATGCGCCCGCCTCGCCCTCGCCGCTGAGTGCACAGCGATTCAGCCAGACAATTCCTCCGTCTCTACAGTCGTAGGCGCGCAAATTCACCGCGACTTCGGGGTTCTCTTGCTCAAGATATAGTTCAATTGCGCCGGTCAGGATTACTTCGGCGCCCGTCGCCGCCGCAATCAGCGCGGCGCTGCTGCTGTCGCATTCTCCGATCAGCCGGAGACGATGACTGCGCATCAAGCCCCGCAGCGTGTCGGCGGCCACCAAGTCGAATCCCGCCGCCGTCAGCCGGTCGCGCAGACTCGCCTCAATCGCCTTTGCCCCTTGCATCGACTCAGAGTAGTTTGCCAGTGGGATCAGCGCCAGTCGCGGCAAGGTCGCGGCGATAGCAGTCGCTGTCGAAAGCAGAGCCAGCAGACACAAAATCATCAGTTTTGCGGGAATTGCGGAGAATCCAAGTCGGCTCGGCAACATAGCAGCTACTTCACCAGCGTCTTGATGACCTTGCGCACGCACTTGCGTGCAACCTCGCTCTGCGATCGCTGGCCGGTTCCGAACAGCGAGGCAAAGAATCCGCGGCTGCCCTCGGTATGTGTCGCCGACCACACCGTTTGTGCGCTTTCGGTTTCAATCATGCGGACGTCGAGCGTCACGACCGTGCCTTCGTTGGCGGCGGCTCGGGCGCCGGACGACTCGTTAACCGTCCCCAGAATAATCCCCTGAACCCCCAGCGCTTGTCCCAGTTGCTTCGCCTGCTCTTCCGTCAACAGATCGAATCGGGTGATATTCATCCGGCTCGTCGCGCTCAACACCTCGCCCGGCTCGACGATGTCAAAGGCGTCGGTTGCCAGCAGCTCGGTGATGAACAAATGCGTCACGCGTGCGCTCGCACCCTGATCGTTGGAAAGATTCTCGAACGGCAACACGGCGACCCTCTCGACAAACGCGAAGTTATAGTCGCGGTGAATAAAGACCGTGGAGCCCATTCCGGCACACCCGGCGATGACACCAATGCCAAGAGCCGCGATCATGACTGCAAGGATTCGAAGCTGTCTCACGGATTAGTACCCTTTCAAAGCCCGGTTCTCAGCCCAACGTGTACGGATTGGTTCTTGCCCCCGCCCGCCGAAGTCAGATCACTCCGGCTGTACGACCCGGTCAGCACCGTCCGTCCCGAAAAGGCATACTCGACCTGCCCGCTGTATCGCTCGCTGCGCGAGTCGTTGCCGTTTTCATAATCCGACAGATTGACCGCGGCCGCCGTTGTCAGTTTCCGCGACAGCAGCCAACTGACTGAGTAATCTTGATTCAGATATCGGGTGTGGTTGTCGCGCGTCAGATCGACGTTGCCGCGTAACTGGATCGCTGCGGTCAAGCGCAAGCCGAAATCGGCGGTATACTGATTGCGATTGCGCACATTACCCGCCTGATCCTTGGTGCGTTGATGAAAGTAGCTGCCTTCGGCATCGAGGCCCGGGATTATCCGGCCGTTCACGGCGGCGCGATAATTCCAATTGTCGAAGCCGGTATTATTGAGCATGACCGTATTGCGACCGCCTCCAAACTCCTGCGTAATCGTCAGTCGTGGAAAGATTTCTCCGCGGACGCGCGCCGTCGCAAAGTTCATCTCTTGTGATTTCACGTCGGCAATATAATTGTCCCGATGGGCCAGCGACATCGAAAACGTTAGCGTTTCCAACGGCCGATACTGCAGGTCATAATTGGCCGCAAGCGTGCGGTCTACGTCCACACGCGAATATTCGTAATCAATCAATCCGATCTGCACGCGCGCATTTTGGCTCAAGGCCGCATTAGTCTGATTGTGCAGACCGAAGGTATAGTAAGTCTCGTCGCGACCTTGATTCAAGGAACTGCCTCCATCGCGACGCAACGCGACATTGGCCGATGCACTCCAATTCTTGCTCAGATTGAGGCTGTTGTTCAATGTTGCCAGATGGACCTGTTGTGTGCGCTTGGCGACTCCCGTTTCGTCCAGACGCAGCAAAGCGGAGAACTCCGTCACCATCACGCTGTCGATTTCGTTCAAGCCCTGGTTGACGGCTTTGATGTATCGTGTCGCCGTCTCCGGGAAGGTCACTTCATAGCGGCTGAAGCCCGGGCTGTATTGGGAAGTCGCCCCTGCGATGGCTGTCCACAGCAGGTTGTCCTCGGATCCGTAGATATCCCAACGCACATTGTTGCCCGAAGGACGATCGGTATAGATATAGAGCAGCGAGACTTCCCGCTGGAATCCCAAATCGCCCCCGATATTCTGGTTCACACGATTGTCGCCGATGTCGATGCGCGGCAACGTCGCCGCCGTCAGGTCTCCATCAATCAGGGCGCTGACCGAGTCCAAGCTGCCCTGGTCCGGCGTCGCGTCGCTGGCATAAAGCCCGGTCAGCACGGGGACCTCGATCGGAATCGGATCAAAGGCCAGGTTCTTGTCTTGTTCATGCTTGTAGGTAAAGTCGTAGCTGACCGTCGTCCGGAGCCGGCCGCCCATCATCATCTGTAGATGTGAGAATTGCGCCCCCAAAAGATTGTTGGTCTGCTCGACGTGCTGCGACCGGTTCAGCGTCTGCTTGTGCGAGTAGTTGGAGGTAACAGCCGTCGTCGTACCCGTGTAACCGACTCCAAGCATCGCCAGGCGATCCCGCGTATCCCGATCCTGTCGGTTCGCTTCATTGTAGAGCTTCTCCTGAAGCAGCCGCAAGCGCACCCAGGGACGGTTGACCACCTGCGAGCGCACGGTCACGCCTGCGCTCTCGTTGATCAGGTGGGTCAGGCGGTCATTGCTCTTGGAATCGCGGCGCATCACCTGTGCCGCGGCCGCAACCCAGCTTTGCGCCCACGTCATTTCGCCCGACGGCTGAAACTCACTTTGCCACGTGTTGGCGCCGATGGTCTGACTCAGCCCGAAATTGTAGTAACGGACATTGGCGCGCGTCAGCAGACTGCGCAGGAACCGCTTCTGCCAGCCGACATTGTATTCCTGATCAACGCTTTCCTGCGTGTTCTGATCCTGCTTGGTTGATCCATAGCCAAGCCGCAAGTCCGCCGTGAGATTATTCGAGATGCGCCCGTGAGCGGATGGCGACAAAATCAGCGCCAACAGCGCCGCCAGAAGCAATCGCTCCGCGGCTCTGACTAAATTGACTCTGCTTTGTCGCATTTCGCTCACTCCCTAAAAAACGCCCGACCTCGCGATCGGGCGTTTGGTTTTGCCCTTGCGGGCTTCGAGGTCACTCATCATGACCCGATTTTTCGATTACGGCTCGAACGGAGCGTCGCCGGCATCCTTCGCATGGCACTTGTTGCACAGCGAGCGCTGGTTCAAACTCGGATACGGATTCGGAATCGCATACGATCCGGACTCGACACCGTCTTCGTGCAGGAAGGTGATGTTGAAGTCCCAACGGCCGGCGTTCTGGGCCGAGGTCGCATGGGCGCGATGACAGGTGATGCAGGTCACCTGGCTGGTCGCCGACGGACCATTGGTCGAGGTCGTCGTGTTGGTCGGATCTTCAAACGGAACCGCCGCAATGTACGCGGTCGCCTGGGTCCCACCCGTCATGTTGTCGGTGCCGTTGTACAGATTGTAGATGTTGGCAATCGTACCGCCAATGGCGCGGCCGGTCGGGTGAATCAGCTTGGTCGCGTTGTTGTGGAAATCGCCGTGGCAATTGCCGCACCACGCACCCATGCCGCTCTTGTAAGCAGTGTGCATGACATTGGTCTCAGCCGTATTGTAGCTATTGCCTTCGGCATCCGGAGCCGGAGCCGTGAACGTGGCCAAACCGTCTTGGATCGGGCCAACGCCGTTCAGCAAACGGAAATTCTGGTTGCCGTGCGGATCATGGCACGACGTGCAACCCAGTTGGCTGGCCGGGAACGTACCGCCCGGGGAAACGAGCAACGTTCCGTCCGGACCGGCACCACGACCAGGAGCATTGATATTGTGACCGGCTGCACGGCCCGGAATCGGGCTGGTCGCGCCGCCGTGACCGTCATTAATATTGTCCTCAGTCAAGAACACGAAGTTGCCGCCGCCCTTTTCGGCCGGCGGGTTCAACGGATCCGTGCCCCACACTGCACCGCGGCTGGTGGCATGGCACGACAAGCACAGGTCGCTCGCCGACTGGAACTTCAGCAGGTAGGCGTTTCCGTTCGGATGAGCCGGGTCCACCAGGACGCCGTTGTTCATATTGTGCATCGTATGGCAACCGCCGCAATACGCCACGCCGCCATCATGGAATGCAAACGCAGTGCTTGACAACAATGCCGCCAACGACATCGAGACAAGGACTAACAAAAGCTTGCGCATGTAAAAAACCTCCGAAAGACTAATCAGATACAAACGAACGTGAATTCAACAAGGGGGTAGTAAACTCCAGACTCACCTCCTCCTTCTGCGCTTCGCGCTTCCAAGGCTTAAGGGTTGCTGATGAGGTTGGTTTCGCAAACGACTTCACTTGTTCCGCGATGAACTCCGGCAACTCGCACACCTGAACCCGATTAAGAAAAATCTGGCTGACATAAATGCGGCCCAGGTTGTCCACTGCCATGCGCTCCGGATGGTAGAACCACCCCAGCGTATTTCCCATCCCGCCGAATTCACCGAGAAATTGACCTGCGGTCGTGAAGCAAACCACGTTGAAACGATGTTTATCGAGAACTAAGACTAAAGCGTGATCGATGACGTCCACCGCCGTCGGGAAGTTCAGCTCGCCGATGTTGTTGCCGCGCAGCCCAATCCGCCGCACCAGAGTTCCGGAGAGGTCGTAGACATACACAACGCCAAACATCGACACGGGCAGGTACAGCAGCTCACCGTCAATCCGCGGCGAGCCCATAACAACTTCCTGGCGCTCTTTCTCGGTCATGTCCGTCACGAGCGGGAACTCACCCTGATATTTCCCCTCAGCGTCGATCTTGACGATGCGGTCAAACGCGCCGCTCATCAGATAGAGAATGTCCTGACTGTCGATCGCGATGTACCGCACGTCAAAAGTGTCGGAGTCAGCGAAATCGATCAGTTCCAGGCGTCCCATCAGCGTGCCGTCGTAGTCAAACTTGAAGACCGACCCGGCGCGCTGCCGCTGCGTTCCGACGACGTAGATGAATCCGTGCGAATCGACAACCAGATCAGTCGGGCTGCCGAATTCGTCACGCCCCGAGAACTGGAACTTGAAAACTCCCGAGGTGTCGAAAACCGCCACACGATTATTGCCGGTATCGACAATGAACACTTCATTGAAGCGCTGATCGATGAAGACCTGCTGGGGACGGAGGAGACCATTGTTGGTTCCGGGAGGGTCGAGCTTGCGCAGGAACACGGCCGGAACCGACTTCTCAGCCTGCGCCTGCAAACCCGCAGGAAGCAGAACAGCAACGAGAAATGCCGTTAAGACAACGACGCCCACTAGGGCAGTTATAATCCGGATGTTCTTCCCGATACAACTCTGTCGATTCGTCGCTGGCAATTCGGAAGTCTCCGCACCCGCCAATTAGCAGGAGTAAATGTGAACTATTTCACAATCTTCGACAAAAGAAACAAAATTAGCCCGAGAACACGAGCTTTCGGGCACTTCGCCTAAAGAAAAGTAAACTTGTATGTGATTATTTTCACATACTTGCATCGAATACAATCTGAGGTAGTTCGGTAGACTCGTCAAAACAGTAACCTCAAAACCGGAGCAAAACCAACTCGTTGGGGGGATTATAGAGAAGAAAGACCAAATAGGCAAGGGAAAACTTCGATGATTTTGTAGTTTTTTTCAAATGAAGATCGCTCGAAGCGGTTCATGATATCGTGAAGAGCGAGTCAGTAGATTGACAGGTGATATCGCTTAGATCAGCTAAGTGAGTGATTAATCACAAAATAGATGGCATTGAATAATCATGGCTTGACTGTAAGAATTGGTGAATTACCACTAACTCGACCCATGTCGTGACAGTCCGTACACATTCCGTCAGCTATCTGTCGAGCAAGTAGAAACTCGTTCTCTGAAACAAGACTATGACAAGTTTGACACTCGATATTACCGTCTATGAGGACAAGAAACTCTGGGATGTCTGAGTTTATCTTCAAGGACGATGATGGCTTACGAAATCCGGCAACCAGAGGGACCCCGAAAGCGTGACTGGCGCTGACGTGAAACCGCGGCAGGCCGCTTCCTGCAGAGCCCACGACTGCGTTCCTGCGATCCGCGTCGTGACAAGATAGACAAAACTGGGACGGTTGTTCTGCGAAGGCAAGATCACGCTGAGAGTGAATCAATCTTGCAGCGCCACGATGCCCAGGACTTATCGCTGGACGCGTGCCGACACCATGGCAGTCCCGGCATAACTGAATCGCAGTCTGTGCAAATGAGAGGGACAAGGTGTCATCACTGATTGTCAGAAGTTCCGGCGCGTGAAACAGGTGGCATCTGCCGCAATTCTCCGTTAAGTCCGAGTGGAATAATCGGGATTTCTCTGTCGCTTCGCGGTGGCATCCACGGCAATCCTGAGATCCGCCATCCAGCTCAGCCTCCTGGTCTGCCGTCTTGGAGTACGCGTGGCATTGCCGGCAAGCGACGTCTTGATGCGGATGGCGGGCACTCGACTCAGCGGAGCCGTCGGGCAGCAAGCGGCCGAAATAGATCAGCCCGATCAACAGGATCAGCGTGCCCAGAGCAATGGCAGAACGCGTTTGCACGCTCAGAATATCGACACGGGGAGAGATAGCAGTTACTTACTTCGGCTCAGATTCGCGATTCGGTAACGACAGAAATTTGAACAGGCGCAGCTTTACACGCACCGGAAACATTGCTTTCCGAACTGCAACATATCCATCCACGATTGGCCGAAACTGGCAGGTACTCAGGACAGTTCCGAATCGACTTCGCCGGCAGGCGTGAACTTGTAGCCGGCGCCGCGCAGGGTATGGATGTAGCGGGGGTTGGCCGGGTCCGGTTCGAAGATCTTGCGCAGGCGCAGGATGAAATTGTCGATGGTGCGCGAAGAGGGATAAACGTGATAACCCCACACTGCGTCGAGAATCATGTCGCGCGAGACGACCTCGTTGGCGTGTTCGACGAGGAATTTCATCGTCATACACTCCTTCTGCGACAATTCCACTTCACCGGTCGGGCCCTTGGCGCGGTACGTACGGAAATCCACCCAGTTCTCCGCAAAATCAAAACGCGAGCGATC
This Candidatus Zixiibacteriota bacterium DNA region includes the following protein-coding sequences:
- a CDS encoding peptidyl-prolyl cis-trans isomerase, whose protein sequence is MSARSLIVLLLGVWKIALAGSAGAEQPERALLAVVNSDSIFTTDIDAIFAGIHSGMSASQKGDFDYHKLLKKLVNDRLIIQEAKALGIPDEDYFREFLDEQKRELVSRLYVRKNLPPIDSIGEDSIAAYFRDNYHKVRVRTIAVETVAAAESLVAQVKAGADMDSLAKERSLDVHRYMGGLHSFKYWANVELDLRDYLQGATKGQLIGPFPYRQVSAIMRVEDTAPANPEELPALRGLIREALRTQSAGAAWKRFVGSLRDRYAVVIDSGAIATIVANTTSVLDSTFQYGSERPVATIAGQALVDENRLRQATAHTAMSNATAPVATLLYQALDGLLQEAVLYRAGIDAGLDTDERIVRQLVTASDSALIEIYLKETIVAAIKFNHDEFQQYYSEHEADFRDPDQINIREVTVAAAAAADSAVALLREGADFEYVAGRFRKDAKELAERVQWVSLAAFPPSIRADLEQLKVGGSSQAYPTEDGWVIFKILDRRQGELKKMDEVEMKIREAMFQAKFTKLLDAALERLRANSTVVLFDEAIENYLGAGN
- a CDS encoding NHL repeat-containing protein; the encoded protein is MGVVVLTAFLVAVLLPAGLQAQAEKSVPAVFLRKLDPPGTNNGLLRPQQVFIDQRFNEVFIVDTGNNRVAVFDTSGVFKFQFSGRDEFGSPTDLVVDSHGFIYVVGTQRQRAGSVFKFDYDGTLMGRLELIDFADSDTFDVRYIAIDSQDILYLMSGAFDRIVKIDAEGKYQGEFPLVTDMTEKERQEVVMGSPRIDGELLYLPVSMFGVVYVYDLSGTLVRRIGLRGNNIGELNFPTAVDVIDHALVLVLDKHRFNVVCFTTAGQFLGEFGGMGNTLGWFYHPERMAVDNLGRIYVSQIFLNRVQVCELPEFIAEQVKSFAKPTSSATLKPWKREAQKEEVSLEFTTPLLNSRSFVSD